The following are encoded in a window of Vibrio sp. SCSIO 43136 genomic DNA:
- a CDS encoding MFS transporter, whose amino-acid sequence MSPWLVASIKLAIAAHVFSILPSYLTVLEQLLDISSINLSYLAATELMGFAAACAINFFSLRKGVKISDNVALMLLTLCNLASAVAVSLPWFFTLRFAAGICAGLVVVRCYEVLSAQSNPDVAFGRALAVQMVSTMLSFILIAPMVENYGPRSFMWVLALSSGLAFLLLPVSRIKGATKKIHNQVNFPIVLLSLSAIGLVMLTHSAVWSVLGNYASLHDVPIEQQGLVFAIGTLFSIGGAMLATYSFVLQRKLTFLSIAIALQALMFVLMLTETVKPVFILASFAFQLLWNFMTPLVMGSLARGKYAFVVIRFTLAAQTLGAALGPLMLAPNAVMPEVLIMLAITYVLVLAIVHPGVSRRLLSH is encoded by the coding sequence ATGTCCCCCTGGTTAGTTGCCAGTATTAAGCTAGCCATTGCAGCTCATGTATTTTCTATTCTTCCTTCCTATCTCACGGTGCTTGAGCAGCTTCTTGATATCTCTTCGATTAATTTAAGTTACTTGGCAGCCACCGAGCTGATGGGGTTTGCTGCTGCCTGTGCGATTAACTTCTTCAGTTTAAGAAAGGGCGTTAAGATCAGCGACAATGTTGCTCTGATGCTGCTTACCTTGTGTAATTTGGCCAGTGCAGTAGCAGTCTCTCTACCGTGGTTTTTCACGCTTAGATTTGCGGCTGGGATCTGTGCTGGGCTTGTTGTTGTACGCTGTTATGAGGTACTCAGTGCTCAAAGTAATCCAGACGTGGCATTTGGGCGAGCTTTGGCGGTGCAGATGGTTAGCACCATGCTGTCATTTATTTTGATAGCGCCTATGGTTGAGAATTATGGACCTCGCTCATTTATGTGGGTATTAGCACTCTCATCTGGGCTTGCGTTCCTGCTGCTTCCCGTCAGTCGGATCAAAGGTGCAACCAAGAAAATTCATAATCAAGTGAATTTTCCGATCGTGCTGCTTAGTTTATCCGCTATTGGGTTAGTCATGCTCACTCACTCAGCGGTTTGGTCGGTGCTCGGTAACTACGCAAGCTTGCATGATGTGCCTATAGAGCAACAAGGGTTGGTGTTTGCGATTGGTACGCTCTTTAGCATCGGTGGGGCGATGCTGGCGACATACTCCTTTGTACTGCAAAGAAAACTGACATTTTTGAGTATAGCTATAGCACTTCAGGCTTTGATGTTTGTACTGATGCTTACCGAAACAGTCAAGCCAGTATTTATCCTCGCTTCTTTTGCTTTCCAACTGCTTTGGAACTTCATGACGCCGTTAGTCATGGGAAGCCTTGCTAGGGGCAAATATGCCTTTGTCGTCATCCGCTTTACCCTTGCTGCGCAAACGCTGGGAGCGGCATTAGGACCTTTGATGCTGGCTCCAAATGCGGTCATGCCAGAGGTGCTGATTATGCTTGCCATCACTTATGTGTTGGTGCTGGCTATTGTTCATCCTGGGGTATCTCGTCGCCTTCTATCACACTAG
- a CDS encoding LysR family transcriptional regulator, with protein sequence MLITPERLLYLVAVAESGSFSAAGRKMGVSASAVAQVIQNMEIDLNVRLFERVSGKSPTLTEVGKAMYLQALEVTPRLQAMEKRAKAFQAGIEDKLNIAVYGFTFFPEYVNAINALAQEYPELTINMVDVEQTQSISPDEENAADIVIAPMQLKQRAGYESQTIGQLEWLFVASPAHALANRRGELSRHDLLAYKQILPQVSDFADEPLVESLRYSPNPIHCSHFYQFRALLLSGIGFAMFPAPLARPMIESGALIQLNMDFDDNQTRWPIEIAWTPSLGPAGLWFVEQFVEL encoded by the coding sequence ATGCTCATCACACCAGAAAGATTGCTCTATTTGGTTGCCGTTGCAGAAAGTGGCTCTTTTTCTGCTGCAGGGAGAAAAATGGGAGTAAGCGCCTCGGCGGTTGCTCAAGTGATCCAGAATATGGAAATTGATCTCAACGTTCGCTTGTTCGAGCGAGTATCGGGTAAATCTCCAACACTCACTGAGGTGGGAAAGGCCATGTATTTGCAGGCTCTAGAGGTGACACCTCGCCTTCAGGCGATGGAGAAAAGAGCCAAAGCTTTTCAAGCAGGCATCGAAGACAAGCTCAATATCGCAGTCTACGGTTTCACCTTCTTTCCGGAATACGTCAACGCTATCAATGCGCTGGCTCAAGAGTACCCCGAGCTAACCATTAACATGGTCGATGTTGAACAAACGCAAAGCATCTCGCCCGATGAGGAAAACGCCGCTGATATCGTCATTGCTCCCATGCAGCTTAAGCAGAGAGCTGGTTATGAGTCGCAAACAATAGGTCAATTGGAATGGCTATTTGTGGCTTCCCCTGCTCATGCTCTAGCAAATCGCCGAGGAGAACTGTCTCGCCATGACTTACTCGCCTACAAACAGATTTTGCCGCAAGTTTCCGACTTCGCTGATGAACCGCTAGTGGAATCTCTACGTTATAGTCCCAACCCGATCCACTGTTCGCACTTCTACCAGTTTCGAGCTCTGCTTCTCAGTGGTATTGGATTTGCAATGTTTCCAGCGCCATTGGCGAGACCGATGATTGAATCTGGTGCACTAATACAATTGAACATGGACTTTGATGATAACCAAACTCGCTGGCCCATTGAGATAGCATGGACACCTTCACTGGGCCCAGCAGGTCTTTGGTTTGTAGAACAATTTGTTGAACTCTAG
- a CDS encoding linear amide C-N hydrolase produces the protein MNTSKSTIALLVAATAFGAVNIANACTSAIYNNDNVSMTVRTMDWFGEDKAQVVGKGQGIENTYGDSDEALTTTSKYASMQIKSFTPGLVAEAMNEQGLVARILYLGKDYTEFPEGSAGVPDVGAAEVPRFIVDNFATTAEAVEALKNVDVIDQQICDLPNHEGECISSPVHYQITDASGNSAVIEYVKGEQQVYQGTFETAPGVQFMSNDPEFSAHLEMDKFEIEPNATIRASDRRLRAKAIVEDMHKRNVTDTVQAANSIKAVGASVFAGYDQLDPYVDNIFPTLWTIYTDQANKTWALDRFDTWEVEQYDFNMFDTKAPVETVLGQHPSIK, from the coding sequence ATGAACACTTCAAAATCGACTATCGCTCTACTGGTTGCAGCAACAGCATTTGGTGCAGTAAACATTGCAAACGCTTGTACTTCAGCGATTTACAACAACGACAATGTGAGCATGACAGTACGTACTATGGATTGGTTCGGTGAAGACAAAGCGCAAGTGGTCGGTAAAGGGCAAGGCATCGAGAACACTTACGGTGACAGTGATGAAGCACTTACCACAACGTCAAAATATGCGTCTATGCAAATCAAATCTTTCACCCCAGGGCTCGTGGCGGAAGCGATGAATGAGCAAGGGCTGGTGGCTCGTATCTTGTACTTGGGCAAAGACTACACCGAGTTTCCAGAAGGTAGCGCAGGTGTACCTGATGTGGGCGCTGCCGAAGTTCCTCGCTTCATTGTAGATAACTTCGCAACCACGGCAGAAGCCGTCGAAGCACTGAAAAATGTAGATGTTATCGACCAACAAATTTGTGACCTACCAAACCACGAGGGGGAATGTATTTCGTCACCTGTGCATTACCAAATTACAGATGCAAGCGGTAATAGTGCTGTGATTGAATATGTCAAAGGTGAGCAACAAGTCTATCAAGGCACATTTGAAACTGCACCAGGGGTTCAGTTCATGTCAAATGACCCTGAATTTAGTGCTCACCTAGAGATGGATAAATTTGAAATCGAGCCAAATGCGACCATCCGTGCTTCTGACCGCCGTCTTCGTGCAAAAGCCATTGTAGAAGACATGCACAAGCGAAACGTAACTGACACAGTGCAGGCAGCAAACAGCATCAAAGCAGTAGGGGCGAGTGTATTTGCCGGTTACGACCAGCTAGACCCATATGTTGATAATATTTTCCCAACGCTATGGACAATCTACACTGACCAAGCGAATAAAACTTGGGCGCTAGACCGCTTTGATACTTGGGAAGTAGAGCAATACGACTTCAACATGTTTGATACTAAAGCGCCAGTAGAGACGGTTCTCGGTCAGCACCCTAGTATCAAATAA
- a CDS encoding ankyrin repeat domain-containing protein — protein MLNKPLTTIFLAFVTFIAVPIQASSTNDGYGQYTVAAEGIEHLLKQEPIPDIYKLGALTEDLAHYTIKAGVGAFQVTAAYAANLQLQEAWTSRAAGHYLMFVLLNEVYRLTKSEEYLILAGAHLRFMYSLIDEQPIYFKMPERETDFPAGMIGFENAYLIAHRFGETDEQKQKMKAKLKQLKVDYKLASSFTLAPDGSVTFSTKYLDSGEIKIDTTHSSDGSTLLHLAVQAQSPQAVTELIKRGVACNAKNSNGDTALDLAKKNDLSKVLKTIESHCQTLKSSNTK, from the coding sequence ATGCTCAATAAACCTTTGACCACCATTTTCCTCGCATTTGTTACCTTTATCGCCGTCCCAATACAAGCAAGCTCAACTAATGACGGCTACGGCCAATACACAGTAGCCGCAGAAGGTATAGAGCATTTGCTTAAGCAAGAACCCATTCCCGATATCTATAAGCTAGGGGCATTAACTGAAGATTTGGCACATTACACGATCAAAGCTGGTGTCGGTGCATTCCAAGTGACGGCAGCATATGCCGCAAACTTGCAACTGCAAGAGGCCTGGACTTCTAGAGCCGCAGGGCACTACCTAATGTTTGTCCTACTTAATGAAGTCTACCGACTTACCAAAAGCGAAGAGTACCTCATACTTGCGGGGGCACACTTACGTTTTATGTATAGTCTAATTGATGAGCAGCCCATTTATTTTAAGATGCCAGAGCGAGAAACTGACTTTCCTGCAGGCATGATTGGATTTGAAAACGCCTATTTAATTGCTCATCGCTTTGGCGAGACTGATGAGCAAAAACAAAAAATGAAAGCCAAACTCAAACAGCTCAAAGTCGACTACAAGTTAGCTAGCTCCTTTACCTTAGCGCCAGATGGAAGCGTGACATTTTCCACCAAATATCTTGATTCAGGGGAGATCAAAATCGACACCACCCACAGTTCTGATGGTTCAACACTGCTACACCTTGCTGTCCAAGCCCAATCACCACAAGCAGTTACCGAGTTAATTAAGCGCGGCGTTGCTTGTAACGCTAAGAACTCAAATGGCGACACTGCTCTTGACCTTGCGAAGAAAAATGATCTATCGAAGGTTCTAAAAACCATTGAATCGCACTGCCAAACATTGAAGTCCAGCAACACAAAATAG
- a CDS encoding family 43 glycosylhydrolase — protein sequence MNTYLQHLSRYSKVMVTALVAPLLATSVNAETLRNRTLLPEMWAPNLIWDGGNNPHFNVWEKVGSADPTAKVFNGKLYVYTSTDSKELCQLRTDKLKKHSYSPWANTGFCMPGYQVFSSADGNLNQNTWQKHGLVLRQKDIPWARQASDGWGQSATMWAADVVQGDDGKYYMFFPSVRGDNNHQTIGVAVSDTPEGPFTARNSPISTTNNFDHVFDPSVIKIGTQWYIFYAKNGTGGNKAIWVAKIDSNFNYIYNPMDLQLEPGSYLEGPHAYKVGDDVWLQWASVTAPAQWPYPGGYQIKHAVAWNNNNLHHNFDQRGILIHPFGTAGTNHGSVVKWANKYWAFYHDHVNGKNSGYDPDALNQVHNYRRAMYSQVDIDANNRGQINAIRPDKVVSQPSLSN from the coding sequence ATGAACACTTACCTTCAACACCTTTCTCGATACAGTAAGGTGATGGTTACTGCCCTGGTTGCCCCACTTTTAGCCACCAGTGTTAATGCAGAAACGCTGCGCAATAGAACTTTGCTGCCTGAAATGTGGGCACCAAATTTAATTTGGGACGGTGGAAATAACCCACATTTCAATGTTTGGGAAAAAGTAGGGTCCGCCGACCCTACTGCCAAAGTATTTAATGGAAAGCTGTACGTATACACCTCAACTGACAGTAAAGAGCTTTGCCAACTCCGAACCGACAAACTTAAGAAACACTCCTACTCGCCCTGGGCAAATACCGGTTTTTGTATGCCGGGTTACCAAGTCTTTTCTTCTGCGGATGGCAACCTCAACCAAAACACTTGGCAAAAACATGGGTTAGTTTTACGTCAAAAGGATATTCCTTGGGCTCGACAAGCCTCTGATGGTTGGGGCCAAAGCGCTACCATGTGGGCGGCTGACGTCGTTCAGGGAGATGATGGCAAATATTACATGTTCTTCCCAAGTGTGCGCGGTGATAACAATCACCAAACCATTGGTGTTGCAGTATCTGATACGCCTGAAGGGCCATTTACCGCACGAAATAGTCCAATTTCAACCACAAACAACTTTGACCATGTTTTTGACCCGTCGGTAATCAAAATCGGCACTCAATGGTACATTTTTTACGCCAAAAATGGCACAGGTGGCAACAAAGCTATCTGGGTAGCAAAAATTGATTCGAACTTTAATTATATATATAACCCGATGGACCTTCAGTTAGAACCTGGAAGTTACCTAGAAGGGCCACACGCATATAAGGTGGGCGATGATGTCTGGTTGCAATGGGCAAGTGTTACAGCGCCTGCGCAATGGCCATATCCAGGTGGGTATCAAATCAAGCACGCTGTTGCTTGGAACAATAACAACCTTCACCATAACTTTGACCAGCGTGGTATCTTAATTCACCCATTTGGTACTGCGGGTACTAACCACGGTTCTGTTGTGAAGTGGGCAAATAAGTACTGGGCTTTCTATCATGATCACGTGAATGGCAAAAATAGCGGTTATGATCCAGATGCACTAAACCAAGTACATAACTATCGTCGTGCCATGTATAGCCAAGTAGATATAGATGCCAACAATCGTGGTCAAATAAATGCTATTCGACCAGACAAAGTCGTGAGTCAGCCAAGCTTGTCCAACTAA
- the xylF gene encoding D-xylose ABC transporter substrate-binding protein has translation MKKIILLVCALVMTVANPVMAKAVKIGMVIDDLRLERWQKDRDIFVDRAEELGAKVYVQSANGNEQTQISQIENMISRGVDVLVIIPTNGEVLANVIKEAKTDGIQVLAYDRLINNAEIDFYLSFDNERVGEMQAEAMIAVQPTGKYFLMGGAPTDNNAKMFRKGQMNVLQAKIDSGDITVVGDQWADAWLAENALKIMENALTANKNDIDVVVTSNDSTAGGAIQALEAQGLAGKVAISGQDADLAAVRRIVDGTQTMTVYKPITKLAKSAAEIAVDLGEKKTPMTNATLNNGVKDVPSYLLEPIAVNAKNLKTTVIADRFHAEKDVYRN, from the coding sequence ATGAAAAAGATAATCTTGCTCGTATGTGCGCTTGTAATGACCGTTGCAAACCCAGTCATGGCGAAAGCTGTAAAGATCGGTATGGTGATCGATGACCTACGTCTTGAACGTTGGCAGAAAGATCGTGACATCTTTGTCGATCGTGCAGAGGAGCTTGGCGCCAAGGTTTACGTTCAGTCTGCAAATGGCAACGAACAAACTCAAATATCACAGATTGAAAACATGATTTCTCGTGGTGTTGATGTACTCGTTATTATCCCTACCAATGGCGAAGTACTAGCAAACGTAATCAAAGAAGCAAAAACTGACGGTATCCAAGTGCTTGCGTACGACCGTCTCATCAATAACGCAGAGATCGACTTTTACCTATCTTTTGACAACGAGCGTGTAGGTGAGATGCAAGCGGAAGCGATGATTGCAGTTCAGCCAACAGGTAAGTACTTCCTAATGGGCGGAGCACCAACGGACAACAATGCGAAGATGTTCCGTAAGGGTCAGATGAATGTACTACAAGCTAAGATCGACTCTGGTGATATCACTGTAGTAGGTGATCAGTGGGCTGATGCATGGCTTGCAGAGAATGCGTTAAAAATCATGGAAAACGCACTGACTGCTAACAAAAACGATATCGATGTTGTTGTAACTTCAAACGACTCAACAGCAGGTGGTGCTATTCAAGCGCTTGAAGCTCAGGGCCTTGCAGGCAAGGTAGCTATCTCAGGGCAAGATGCTGACCTTGCAGCAGTACGCCGTATCGTAGATGGCACGCAGACAATGACCGTATACAAACCAATCACCAAGCTTGCGAAAAGTGCTGCAGAAATCGCTGTAGACCTAGGTGAGAAGAAAACACCGATGACTAACGCTACGTTAAACAACGGTGTGAAAGATGTTCCATCTTACCTACTAGAGCCAATTGCAGTGAATGCTAAAAACCTTAAAACGACTGTGATTGCTGACCGTTTCCACGCAGAAAAAGACGTCTACCGCAACTAA
- a CDS encoding xylose ABC transporter ATP-binding protein translates to MSLLEMRNIVKTFGPVKALDGVSISLAKGEVLSLCGENGSGKSTLMKVLCGIYPVGDYQGEIVYQGKKLQATGIADTESVGIAIIHQELTLVKELSILENLFLGAELSSHGFLDYELMFYESQLLLKKVKLNVSPETKVSDLGVGQQQLVEIAKALSKNAKLLVLDEPTAPLTESETEILLDLVKDLRDTGVSCIYISHKLGEVKEISDQICVIRDGKHIGTRAAAEMSTDDIITMMVGREMKQLFPREEHDIGEVVLEVSNVVAADKTNTSIQKVKGASFQLRKGEILGVSGLVGAGRTELMECIYGCYRGKYQADIKLDGESLSINSSRDALALGIAMVPEDRKKNGIVPIMSVGENITLANLDQFMAYGLLDDSKEASAINDSIEQLTVKTPNSALAIKNLSGGNQQKAILARFLMINPRVLILDEPTRGIDVGAKYEIYKLMFQLVKNGISIIMVSSELPEVLGISDRVLVMHEGEIKGDLVNENLTQEIIMDCALAEGVPA, encoded by the coding sequence ATGTCCTTATTGGAAATGCGAAACATTGTAAAAACCTTTGGTCCAGTTAAAGCGCTTGATGGTGTCAGCATAAGCCTAGCAAAAGGCGAAGTTCTTTCTTTATGTGGTGAGAATGGCTCCGGAAAGTCAACCCTAATGAAGGTTTTGTGCGGGATCTACCCAGTAGGGGATTACCAAGGTGAAATTGTCTATCAGGGTAAAAAACTACAGGCGACCGGCATAGCCGATACAGAGTCTGTGGGGATTGCCATCATCCACCAAGAGTTAACGCTAGTAAAAGAGTTATCTATTCTTGAGAACCTGTTTTTAGGTGCGGAGCTTTCCAGCCACGGTTTTCTCGATTACGAGTTGATGTTCTATGAATCTCAACTGTTACTAAAAAAAGTAAAATTGAACGTTTCTCCAGAGACCAAAGTGTCGGATTTAGGTGTTGGTCAGCAGCAGTTGGTCGAAATAGCTAAGGCGCTGTCTAAGAATGCCAAATTATTGGTACTTGATGAGCCAACGGCACCATTGACGGAGTCGGAAACCGAGATCCTTTTGGACTTGGTCAAGGACTTACGAGATACCGGGGTAAGTTGTATTTATATCTCTCACAAACTGGGTGAGGTAAAAGAGATTTCAGACCAGATTTGTGTGATTCGCGATGGGAAACATATTGGCACTCGAGCTGCTGCTGAGATGAGTACCGATGACATTATTACCATGATGGTCGGACGCGAAATGAAGCAGCTTTTCCCGCGTGAGGAACACGATATTGGTGAGGTCGTATTAGAAGTAAGCAATGTCGTTGCGGCTGATAAGACCAATACCAGCATTCAAAAAGTTAAAGGTGCAAGTTTCCAGTTGCGTAAGGGCGAGATACTTGGTGTATCAGGCTTAGTAGGAGCTGGACGTACAGAACTGATGGAATGCATATACGGCTGCTACCGAGGTAAATACCAAGCAGATATTAAGCTCGATGGTGAGTCGCTTTCTATTAACAGTAGCAGGGATGCGTTAGCCCTTGGTATCGCCATGGTGCCAGAAGACCGAAAGAAAAATGGCATCGTGCCTATTATGTCAGTGGGTGAGAACATCACCTTGGCTAACCTTGATCAGTTTATGGCGTATGGATTGCTTGATGATTCCAAAGAGGCTTCTGCAATCAATGACTCTATTGAGCAGCTTACTGTGAAAACGCCTAATTCGGCATTAGCGATCAAAAACCTTTCTGGGGGCAATCAACAAAAAGCGATATTAGCGCGTTTTTTGATGATTAACCCACGCGTCTTGATATTGGACGAACCTACTCGTGGCATCGATGTTGGTGCGAAATATGAAATCTATAAGCTCATGTTTCAGTTAGTTAAAAATGGAATATCCATCATTATGGTCTCTTCAGAACTGCCAGAAGTATTGGGAATTAGTGACCGTGTTTTAGTGATGCATGAAGGAGAGATCAAAGGTGATCTCGTCAATGAAAACTTAACCCAAGAAATCATTATGGACTGCGCACTTGCAGAAGGAGTACCTGCGTGA
- a CDS encoding sugar ABC transporter permease, whose translation MQIEGGQSLWSKIKGGNVQLMVMAAAILFIMLFFSIMTEWSYLTPRNISNLFRQTAITGILAIGMVYVIISGEIDLSVGSMMGLLGGVAAIMDVWLGLPLPLTIVLTLVAGFLLGAWNGWWVAYRKVPSFIVTLAGMLAFRGILIGITDGTTVAPTSDAMSLIGQSYLPNMLSMILGVGCLAIYFGWQKKRNSVRQKYSLPTASAQSQLMKSAFIGIAALSMILLLNNYRGVPTPVLLLTFFLIVGTIVATKTSFGRRIYAIGGNVEAARLSGIDVEKTKMAVYAMNGFLVAVAGLILSSRLGAGSPSAGNIAELDAIAACVIGGTSMAGGVGTVIGAVIGAFIMASLDNGMSMMDVPTFWQYIVKGSILLLAVWMDSATKQSR comes from the coding sequence ATGCAGATAGAAGGTGGACAATCCCTTTGGAGCAAAATCAAAGGTGGCAATGTTCAACTCATGGTTATGGCGGCTGCGATTTTATTCATCATGCTGTTTTTTAGCATTATGACAGAGTGGAGCTACCTGACGCCTCGAAATATTTCTAACTTATTTAGACAAACAGCGATCACCGGTATTTTGGCTATCGGAATGGTCTACGTCATCATATCAGGGGAAATCGATCTGTCCGTTGGCTCTATGATGGGGCTATTGGGTGGTGTTGCTGCAATCATGGATGTATGGCTTGGGCTACCGCTGCCTTTGACGATTGTGCTAACTCTTGTTGCAGGTTTCCTATTGGGTGCGTGGAACGGCTGGTGGGTGGCATACCGTAAGGTGCCGTCTTTCATTGTGACCTTGGCTGGTATGCTGGCTTTTCGAGGGATTCTAATTGGTATCACTGACGGGACAACCGTAGCTCCAACCTCTGATGCGATGTCTTTGATAGGGCAAAGCTACTTGCCGAACATGCTGAGCATGATTTTGGGTGTGGGCTGTCTGGCTATCTATTTCGGCTGGCAGAAGAAGCGCAACTCAGTACGTCAAAAGTACAGTTTGCCAACGGCATCTGCACAAAGCCAACTGATGAAAAGTGCGTTTATCGGTATCGCAGCATTGTCGATGATCCTGTTACTTAATAACTACCGCGGTGTGCCAACCCCAGTGTTGCTTCTAACTTTCTTCCTTATTGTCGGTACTATTGTGGCAACCAAAACTAGCTTTGGTCGCCGTATTTATGCCATCGGTGGTAACGTTGAAGCGGCGAGATTATCAGGTATTGATGTTGAGAAGACCAAGATGGCAGTCTATGCCATGAACGGCTTCTTGGTTGCGGTTGCGGGACTGATTTTGAGCTCTCGCCTCGGTGCCGGTTCTCCATCGGCTGGTAACATTGCAGAGCTTGATGCGATTGCCGCTTGTGTTATCGGTGGTACCAGTATGGCCGGTGGTGTTGGTACGGTTATCGGAGCGGTTATAGGCGCATTTATCATGGCCTCGTTGGATAACGGCATGAGTATGATGGACGTACCTACGTTTTGGCAGTACATCGTGAAAGGTTCAATCCTATTGCTTGCAGTGTGGATGGACAGCGCAACCAAACAGAGTCGATAA
- a CDS encoding tetratricopeptide repeat protein, with translation MDNVIQQAISLRKQQRHPESRTLLSGLLEDNDYAARAHLHIAWSYDNEGCEREAIAHYLASVAETGKLEATERFDALFGLASTYRCTGDYINAIRYFEQTLEEYPEAIEVLPFYAMCLYNVGQHKRAISILLELLVSTTDNQKIKQYKRAIELYAQDLDREW, from the coding sequence ATGGACAACGTCATACAGCAAGCGATTTCATTGAGAAAACAACAGAGACACCCAGAAAGTCGAACACTGCTATCCGGTTTGCTAGAAGACAACGATTACGCAGCTAGAGCCCATCTTCATATTGCATGGTCGTACGATAATGAGGGTTGCGAACGAGAGGCTATAGCACACTATTTAGCCTCTGTTGCCGAAACAGGTAAGCTTGAAGCCACGGAACGATTTGATGCTCTCTTCGGCTTAGCGTCTACCTATCGCTGTACAGGCGATTACATCAATGCAATAAGATATTTCGAGCAAACATTAGAAGAATATCCAGAGGCAATCGAGGTGCTCCCTTTTTATGCAATGTGTCTGTATAACGTAGGGCAGCACAAACGAGCGATATCTATATTGTTAGAATTATTGGTATCAACAACTGATAACCAAAAAATAAAGCAGTATAAAAGGGCGATAGAATTATATGCCCAAGATTTAGACCGTGAATGGTGA
- the xylA gene encoding xylose isomerase, with protein sequence MTEFFKNIKKVQFEGKESQNPLAFRHYDADKMILGKSMKDHLRFAACYWHNFCWPGSDVFGAGTFDRPWHKNGDAMEMAMMKADAAFDFFSKLSVPFYCFHDTDVAPEGNSIKEYVNNFQTMVDVLEQKQQDTGLKLLWGTANAFSNPRYMAGAGTNPDPEVFAYAATQIFNAMGATKRLGGENYVLWGGREGYETLLNTDLRQEREQLGRLMQMVVEHKHKIGFNGTILIEPKPQEPTKHQYDYDTATVYGFLKQYGLEKEIKVNIEANHATLAGHSFQHEVATATSLGIFGSIDANRGDAQLGWDTDQFPNSIEENTLVMYEILKAGGFTTGGFNFDARVRRPSIDAEDLFHGHIGGMDVMALSLERAANMIENDVLSKNIAQRYAGWSGDLGSKILNGNHSLESLANFATDTNLTPVKQSGRQEALENIVNQFIFK encoded by the coding sequence ATGACCGAATTCTTCAAAAATATTAAGAAAGTCCAGTTTGAGGGCAAGGAGAGCCAAAACCCTCTAGCATTCAGACATTACGATGCAGACAAAATGATCTTAGGAAAAAGCATGAAAGATCATCTCCGTTTCGCTGCATGTTACTGGCACAACTTCTGCTGGCCAGGCTCAGATGTTTTTGGTGCGGGAACCTTCGACCGCCCTTGGCATAAAAACGGTGATGCAATGGAAATGGCGATGATGAAAGCCGACGCTGCTTTTGACTTTTTCTCTAAGCTAAGCGTACCTTTTTATTGCTTCCACGACACCGATGTTGCGCCTGAAGGCAACTCAATTAAAGAGTATGTTAACAACTTCCAAACCATGGTCGATGTGCTCGAACAAAAACAGCAAGACACAGGGTTGAAATTACTTTGGGGTACCGCTAACGCCTTTTCGAATCCGCGTTACATGGCGGGTGCAGGCACAAACCCTGACCCTGAAGTTTTTGCTTACGCTGCGACTCAAATCTTCAATGCAATGGGTGCGACCAAACGTCTAGGTGGTGAAAACTACGTACTTTGGGGCGGTAGAGAAGGGTATGAGACCTTACTAAACACCGATCTGCGTCAAGAACGAGAGCAGTTAGGTCGACTGATGCAGATGGTCGTCGAGCACAAACACAAAATCGGCTTTAACGGCACCATTCTCATTGAACCGAAACCTCAAGAGCCAACCAAACACCAGTACGACTACGATACAGCAACGGTATACGGCTTCCTTAAACAGTACGGTTTGGAAAAGGAAATCAAGGTTAATATCGAAGCCAACCATGCCACTCTTGCCGGACACAGTTTCCAACATGAAGTCGCAACCGCCACCTCTTTGGGCATTTTTGGTTCAATCGATGCTAACCGAGGTGATGCCCAACTAGGTTGGGATACTGACCAGTTCCCGAACAGCATCGAAGAAAACACTTTAGTCATGTATGAAATCCTAAAAGCAGGCGGCTTTACCACCGGTGGTTTCAACTTTGATGCTCGTGTCCGTCGTCCATCAATCGATGCTGAAGATCTATTCCACGGCCATATCGGTGGCATGGACGTAATGGCGCTATCACTTGAACGTGCAGCAAACATGATTGAAAACGATGTGCTATCGAAAAACATTGCACAGCGCTATGCAGGTTGGAGTGGCGATCTTGGCAGTAAAATCTTGAACGGTAACCACTCATTGGAATCTTTGGCGAACTTTGCCACAGACACCAACCTAACACCAGTCAAACAGTCAGGAAGACAGGAGGCTCTTGAGAACATAGTGAACCAGTTTATTTTTAAGTAA